The genomic stretch CAATTTATCCGCCAATTATTAAGGAAGCCGACCCATATGGCACACAAATTAATAATAACCTTAGTGAGTTGTTGGCATTTCATTACAAATTCCGATTTTTAATAACGGACAGGTATGCTTAACAAACAAAATGCTGAATTAGCTATCATCAATACTCAACTAAATCAGCAAATTGCCATTAACACCATGCGTCAAAATGTAACGCAGGCAATTAATGATTTAAAAGCTGCGATAGCCATCTTATGCAGCTGCAGAAAAAATCTTGCTGCAGCACAAAGTGCATTCCGATTTTGCTGAAAAGAAATTTAATATGGGAACGGCTTCATCGTTCAGATTACCAATGCAATTAATGTGAAAGCACAAGCTGAATCAACACTTGTGCAGGCTAAATACGATATGATTTTCAAATCGAAAATTATTGATTATTATCTCGACAAAACATTAGACTTTTAAACAACCAATTATGCGCTCGTTAAAAATTTTAGGAATTATAATCGCTGTATTAATCGTTGTGCTGGTAATCGGCTCAAATAAAGGATGGTTTAATGGCGGTGCTAAAATAACTGTCAATGCTGAAGCAGTTGAAAAAAGAACCATTGTAGAAACTGTTACCGCAAGTGGAAAAATTTATCCTGTAACTCAGGTGAGCATTTCTGCCGAAATTTCAGGTGAAATAGTTGACTTGCCTGTTAAAGAAGGTGATAAAGTAAAAGAAGGCGACTTACTTATGCGCATCAATCCCGATTTATATGAAAGTCAGGTAGAACAGGCACAGGCAGGTCTCGATAATACAAAAGCTCAATTGGCAACTGCAAGAGCGCGTGTTTTACAATCGAAATTACAATTTGATAATGCTAAAATTGCATTCGACAGAAGTGCACAATTATTAAAAGACAAAGTAATTGCCCAAATGGATTATGAGCAATCACAATTTGCTTATGAAACTTCAAAAGCAGTATATGAAATTGCACAGGAAAGTGTAACGGCAATGGAATTTACTGTTAAAAGCAGTGAAGCTATGTTGCGTGAAATGCGCAATAATTACAAACGCACATCTATTTATGCGCCTGCTGCAGGAACCGTTGTTGGTTTAAATAAAAAGAAAGGTGAAAAAGTGTTAGGTACTATTCAAATGACCGGTGATCAATTAATGAGTATTGCCGATTTAACACAAATGGAAATTCAGGTTGATGTAAGTGAAAACGATGTTTTGCGTATTGATGTTGGTGATACTGCTAATATTGAAGTGGATGCTTATTTAAACAGAAAATTCAAAGGCGTTGTTTTTCAAATTGCCAATTCTGCAGGAAGCGGAAGTGTATTAAGTGCAGTGTCTGACCAGGCAACTAATTTTAAAGTAAAAATTTATTTATTGCCGGAATCATATGCTGATTTAATGAAAGAATCAAATGGCAAATATCCTTTTTATCCGGGTATGAGCGCAACAGTTGAAATTAAAACTGATGTACAACGTAATATATTATCTATACCAATTCAGGCAATTACCACAAGAGAGGATACAACCGATACTAATAAGGATAAAAAAATAAATGAAATTGTGTATGTGCTTGATGGTGAAAAGGCAAAAGAAG from Bacteroidota bacterium encodes the following:
- a CDS encoding efflux RND transporter periplasmic adaptor subunit, with the translated sequence MRSLKILGIIIAVLIVVLVIGSNKGWFNGGAKITVNAEAVEKRTIVETVTASGKIYPVTQVSISAEISGEIVDLPVKEGDKVKEGDLLMRINPDLYESQVEQAQAGLDNTKAQLATARARVLQSKLQFDNAKIAFDRSAQLLKDKVIAQMDYEQSQFAYETSKAVYEIAQESVTAMEFTVKSSEAMLREMRNNYKRTSIYAPAAGTVVGLNKKKGEKVLGTIQMTGDQLMSIADLTQMEIQVDVSENDVLRIDVGDTANIEVDAYLNRKFKGVVFQIANSAGSGSVLSAVSDQATNFKVKIYLLPESYADLMKESNGKYPFYPGMSATVEIKTDVQRNILSIPIQAITTREDTTDTNKDKKINEIVYVLDGEKAKEVIVTSGLQDDNFIQIKTGLTEGEKVISGPYNTITNVLKDGDMVKVEEEKDEKEDKK